A single genomic interval of Nocardioides nitrophenolicus harbors:
- a CDS encoding Crp/Fnr family transcriptional regulator encodes MATFFEHFSPQEIARISATGRRVKLPEGWSPIWEDTPADKAYIILDGTVSVRRDGAEIAQLGAGDIVGEAAIVGQKLRNATIVALTPLDTIHLTDDTLRELDAEWPAFHDALVEVAQARLGS; translated from the coding sequence ATGGCAACGTTCTTCGAGCACTTCTCGCCTCAGGAGATCGCGCGGATCAGCGCGACCGGACGGCGGGTGAAGCTCCCCGAGGGCTGGTCGCCGATCTGGGAGGACACCCCGGCCGACAAGGCCTACATCATCCTCGACGGCACCGTCTCGGTCCGTCGCGACGGCGCCGAGATCGCCCAGCTCGGTGCCGGCGACATCGTCGGCGAGGCCGCGATCGTCGGCCAGAAGCTGCGCAACGCCACCATCGTGGCGCTCACGCCGCTCGACACCATCCACCTCACCGACGACACCCTGCGCGAGCTCGACGCCGAGTGGCCGGCCTTCCACGACGCGCTCGTCGAGGTCGCCCAGGCCCGGCTCGGCTCCTGA
- a CDS encoding prephenate dehydratase, whose amino-acid sequence MVRIAYQGEPGANSHIVCKQHYPDAEAVACASFEDVFAAVGSGDCDLALIPIDNSIAGRVADIHHFLPDSGLHIIAEHFLRIQFHLMVVPGASVETLRTVHSHVHALGQCRKVIRELGLTPIISGDTAGAAREIAEAADPSQAAIAPPLAAEIYGLEILRRDVEDEDHNTTRFVLLSPEYVMAPQGNGPVVTSFVFNVRNLPSALYKALGGFATNGINMTKLESYMVGGHFAATQFLAEVDGHPDDTGLKRALEELTFFTTDIKVLGVYPADPARG is encoded by the coding sequence ATGGTCCGAATCGCGTACCAGGGGGAGCCCGGCGCCAACTCGCACATCGTGTGCAAGCAGCACTACCCGGACGCCGAGGCCGTCGCCTGCGCCTCGTTCGAGGACGTGTTCGCGGCGGTCGGGAGCGGTGACTGCGATCTCGCGCTGATCCCGATCGACAACTCGATCGCCGGCCGGGTGGCCGACATCCACCACTTCCTGCCCGACTCCGGGCTGCACATCATCGCCGAGCACTTCCTGCGCATCCAGTTCCACCTGATGGTGGTCCCGGGGGCGTCGGTCGAGACGCTGCGCACCGTCCACAGCCACGTGCACGCGCTCGGCCAGTGCCGCAAGGTGATCCGCGAGCTCGGGCTGACCCCGATCATCTCCGGCGACACCGCCGGCGCCGCCCGCGAGATCGCCGAGGCCGCCGACCCCAGCCAGGCCGCGATCGCGCCGCCGCTCGCCGCCGAGATCTACGGCCTCGAGATCCTGCGTCGCGACGTCGAGGACGAGGACCACAACACCACCCGCTTCGTGCTGCTCTCCCCCGAGTACGTCATGGCGCCCCAGGGCAACGGCCCGGTCGTCACCAGCTTCGTGTTCAACGTCCGCAACCTCCCCTCGGCGCTCTACAAGGCGCTCGGCGGGTTCGCGACCAACGGCATCAACATGACCAAGCTGGAGAGCTACATGGTCGGCGGCCACTTCGCGGCCACCCAGTTCCTCGCCGAGGTCGACGGCCACCCCGACGACACCGGCCTCAAGCGGGCGCTGGAGGAGCTGACCTTCTTCACCACCGACATCAAGGTGCTCGGGGTCTATCCCGCCGACCCGGCGCGCGGCTGA